The Arvicanthis niloticus isolate mArvNil1 chromosome 2, mArvNil1.pat.X, whole genome shotgun sequence genome includes a window with the following:
- the LOC117702359 gene encoding olfactory receptor 1Q1-like, translating into MDNSSWTSVSYFVLLGISTNPIEQIPLFLLFLLMYIISISGNIFIIILIISAPHLHTPMYIFLSNLALADICFTSTTVPKMLQNIFSSTKAISYVGCLAQTYFFICFAAMENFLLAVMAYDRYIAICHPLHYNSILTGMLCAQMVALCHVLSHLHALLHTLLMSKLIFCADNRIPHFFCDLYPLMKISCTSTQLNTLMIHIEGVIVINGALVFIIASYAFIISAVLQIPSANGKWRLFSTCGSHLTVVAIFYGTLTWVYFRPLSSYSVAKGRIVTVMYTVVTPMLNPFIYSLRNRDVKEACRKWFPLVQSSSPSESRTST; encoded by the coding sequence ATGGACAACAGCAGCTGGACCAGTGTGTCTTACTTTGTTCTCCTGGGCATCTCTACTAACCCAATTGAGCagattcctctcttccttctctttctactcATGTATATCATCAGCATTTCTGGCAATATTTTTATCATCATACTTATCATCTCTGCTCCTCATCTGCATACTCCAATGTACATCTTCCTCAGTAACCTGGCCTTGGCAGACATCTGCTTCACCTCTACCACAGTTCCCAAGATGttacaaaacattttttcttctaCAAAGGCCATTTCCTATGTAGGTTGCTTAGCCCAAACATATTTCTTCATTTGCTTTGCAGCCATGGAAAATTTCCTTCTGGCTGTGATGGCCTATGACAGGTACATTGCCATCTGTCACCCTCTCCATTACAACTCAATACTGACTGGAATGCTGTGTGCACAGATGGTGGCTCTATGCCATGTCCTGTCTCACCTTCATGCCCTGCTGCACACCTTACTCATGAGCAAACTGATCTTTTGTGCAGATAACAGGATACCTCATTTCTTCTGTGACCTCTATCCTCTAATGAAGATTTCCTGTACCAGCACCCAACTCAACACCTTAATGATTCATATAGAAGGAGTGATAGTCATCAATGGAGCTCTGGTCTTCATCATTGCCTCCTATGCCTTCATCATCTCAGCAGTCCTCCAGATCCCCTCTGCCAATGGGAAATGGAGATTATTTTCTACCTGTGGTTCCCACCTCACTGTGGTAGCCATATTCTATGGCACCCTCACATGGGTCTATTTCAGGCCTCTTTCCAGCTACTCAGTGGCCAAGGGACGCATTgtgacagtcatgtacacagtgGTGACTCCTATGTTAAACCCCTTTatctacagcctgaggaacaGAGATGTGAAAGAAGCCTGCAGGAAATGG